The Humulus lupulus chromosome 7, drHumLupu1.1, whole genome shotgun sequence region TTTCTAAGGCAGCaagcatattatatatatatatatatatatattatagcagAGATATAGATATCGAGAGATTAAAATCATtaacattatatatatttatataaagaaagaaagaaagaaaaaaattataagtgttaTGGATATGATGAGGAGTAGTACTTTCCATTTCATCTTCTGGGCACTCACTGTTTTGGGTTGGGCAACTCACATTGCATGCGCATTCGATCCCAGTCCTCTTCAGGACTTTTGCGTAGCAATTGATGATCCCAAAGATACGTGTACGTTTTCTGCATATATACATTTTTTCTGATTATtctccaaaatatatatatatatatatttgttagagAACTAACTTATAATTCACGTTTTAAAATTTAAAGTTGTAAACAaacttatttatgtatttatttttattatagattttttaattattatataaaatttaaataaataaacaatatcatataaataaataaaagatatttaatataatgtatgacataaatatattaaaaaaattaaagtaaaatattgtctataattttaataaatattggttcactttttaaaaataaaaataatagaataaattatatcagttctatagtatatataaatatttatatcaataatatatatatatgacatctaaacacaacattgacatagatatatatttacatggctacatgacaccatatatataaattacaataatatttaaaaaaaaattaataatagaataaaataagaatagaaaaagtcatagtgtagagtagtatatgtacatgcatcaactatttttggtttctaatatatctcactatgtcatttggtgaatttgatgaagaaaaatagatataatcacttgataaaaaaaaaaaactatcacacaaatttgtaagataaaaaaatgatacgcatgactttattatttctaaataaatatgatttaattatttaaattatcataaaatatcctattttaattaattatttgatttatttttgtttaagtttatgtatgttgtagttttttaatttggcaatgacaacaagagattatatattatatggttaatataatattaatattatacttgTAATTTAGATTTAAGTTtgtgctagttttttttaaaagaagtttGTTGCTACTTAATAgtagattatatatattatatgtttaatatgatattattctaataattcatcaactttaaatttaagtttaattaaattttatataagttataaaacatataattttattatttttaaataattattattgtaaaatatcttatttttatatatttttaattatttatatatttaattttatttaagtttaagtaataTTTACAATCtaacgttaaatataagaataatctgttaaagttaataataagaataaaagaccgttaaaattaagaatttctgtttttttacacactttttatatagaagagatattctCTCATCACTTAATTAACCACTAATatgttttttataaaataaaaaccaCTCATATGTTTGTATGTTATAAGGTCCAAAAATTATATAGCTATTATTTATAGTAATATTACACATTATTATTAACAAAGTAAATTATAGTATACAAAATTGTTTATTCAAATTTGCTCATATATGACTCAATTCCACTAGATAATTTTTATGATATGATTTGATTAATATtaacatatattaaaaaattaatccaaaaacagcctaataaatacatttattatttattatacaaTAATTTACTCTCATGtataattttagaaattttggatagttttagcTATATTTTATCATGAAGAATTATATTATTGACAGATTATCAACTctctaatattatattttttttgaaggacactaatatatttttacttattcTAATAAAACTACATTGATAAGTactatagatatatatattaaagaataTATATGAAAGTTagattaacatttttttttatatattgtttgaattaatatttaaaaagtaTTCGTGAACGGGAGATTCTGCAAGAAGCCGGAGCTGGTAAAAGCAGACGACTTTTTCTTCTCAGGAATCAACATTCCGGCAAACACAGACAACGCTGTCGGGTCCAACGTCACGAACGTGTTCGTTGAAACCCTACCGGGGCTCAACACTCTGGGAGTATCCATAGCACGTATCGACTACGCCCCGTACGGAACGAACCCACCTCACACTCACCCTCGGGCCTCGGAGATTCTGTTCGTTGCGGAGGGAACACTCTACGCGGGGTTCGTTTCGTCGAACATAGACGGAACCAAGGTTCTCCACAAGGGAGACGTCTTTGTGTTCCCCATCGGAATGATTCATTTCCAGTACAACATCGGAAAGACTCCAGCCGTAGCCTTCGCCAGCTTGGGGAGCCAGAATGCCGGAATCATTACCATTGCTGACACTGTTTGGATCCGCCCCTCCCATTAAGCCTGATGTTCTTGCTAAGGCATTCATGTTGGACAAGGATGTGGTTAAGGATCTACAGAAGCGATTTGGGGCTTGACATATATCGTCCTAAATTATTTATGATCGAGCAAGCATAATTAAATTAATCGTACTGTACGTTGCCATGCAAATAATAAATACGACCAATATATATAGTCGtaatactaaataaataaaaacaatggtattcttcttcttctatttttatcaatatatatctatatatatatatactagatacaaacaaaaCAACGTGAGGTTTGttcagttttatttataaaatttattatttatttttattaaatttatattaatgtcatataaattttaaataaatattttattttaattaaataatttatttatttttgtttaagtttatttttgttctagtttttgaatttgaaagtcacaaacaagagattatatattatatgtttaatgtaatattaaatattatacgtgaattttaaatttaagtttcgtactagttttttttttaaaaaaacaatttgttgctattaaccgagattttcggcaactatattaatatCTATTATCTATATGATAAGTATAATGAAAGCAGAGGATTAatacggggtttttacgtggttggggcattaactagccttagtccatgagtctgtattattagagcttgaagaaccttttacaatggagtttccctctatattttgacagagttactgtatatttttttttgtgaagaGAGACTCCTTTCacagtgttctgtagcttatatttataggcttatgggaacaccgggtctgggccgggtacgaCCCGGACCCGTAAAAGATAGGGATATtcctggcctttctagtggaggtccaatacaaaaggtacaaaatacatgaattccaaaccagctaaggcccaacaggttgaccttagagctacatctcgcccgacaaaacagtgcttttggtctggacacttcgagttacgaggcagattcaggagacaagatcagtcagagtacttgacagcgtagacctgaaacaacggcgtgcaatcccgaggtgtcCTTTTctacaggtgaaaagtggggacgacgcccacgcggagtgaggcggcttcagggtcctggacgcttgaccCCTTCAACCGGGGGTGAGGTGATCCGGGTCTGTTTACCTTTGTTCCGCTTCGTTTACCACATGCCCGGACCGTATCAGGGTCTGGGACCTGGACACGTAGGCCGCGGGGGTCCGAACGCTCTGTACATCGCCCGGACTATTATCCCGGAGgacggacccggagggacatGCCGGACCCCTCTAATGGGCCCAAACATGCATCCCTGGTCCATATCCCTCCCCTTGGACGTTctccgtaccaagaggccttgggccgggcccgcatgcTCACATGGCCTCTgacaatgggcctggacgaaggccttgagcccatgcaggaaatggggataacagttgCTAAGTCAatgtagattatattatatgtttaatatgatattattataataagtaagtttaagtttaatttaaattatatttaagttAGAAAATGTtagcttttattatttttaaataattattattgtaaaatatctaaaaaatatcatattttaatttgtttaattatctattattttaaaataattatcattgtaaaatatttcaaaattatagtattttaatttttttaattatctattattttaaaataattatcattgtaaaatatctcaaaaatatcttattttaatttttttaattatttattttatttaagtttaagtgtttacaaactactattaaatataagaatattccgttaaatataagaatattctgttaaagttaacattaaaaaaaataaaaaaccgttaaaaccatgaatttctgttatctacacacttattatatagaagagatatacatGACAATTCTTCAACAGCGGCTTCACTTGAAGCCCTATTGGTGGGGCTCTCAGCGTTTCTTGACCCGTGAAtaattttcggcgcgattttttttatggccGGATATATTGTAGCTATTCAAAGTTTTGTGAAAATTTGgagatgttctaaatagctacaatatacacggtcataaaaaaaattgcgccgaaaactgtgcacgggttgtaaacactgagagccctaccggtagggcttaaagtgaagcccatataggagaattctcctatatatatatatgtactatgcacattttttatttataaaatttgtataattatcatataaatttcaaataaataaaaattgcatATACATATTAAAAAgtaattaaaccaaaacattgtttatttcaTTTTTGTTATATGCACATTATATTTTTATACAATGTAgtattatttaatatgaatatatatttatattagttagagtaagtaataaaaaaatgtattatttttaaatataaatgatagaaattttaataaaaattaagattatgtattatatatgattataataatgatgtttaataatatttgattttatattattataattaataaacatatatttttaattaattttaaaaatatattatgttaaatatttaaaatattctctTAAAATTAACAATTAAAATCGTTAAAACATGGAAAAAAAACCACTATATATTAAGTTGGAATTTTAAACTAAGACCTATAAAGATAACTTATGTGGCAGTTCTAGAGAATGAATACGATAATGCAGTTCTAGTGTAGCAATTATATGCAGAGAAAATTTGGACATATGATGGAAAGAAGTCCTCAATACATTAAATTGAATCGAATCACTACTACAATCACAACGAATCAAAGGTAAATTACACGCACAAAAACAGCTCCATGCATGCAATTCACAATACATGAGTGTAAAATAAAGAACTAATAcgtacaaaaaaaaatcaaatagctaataaaatgactaaaaagataTATCATAAAATGGGATGGGATGGGAGGATTCCAAGCATCATCGCAGTCTTGAGCAAATCTCAACTATGTTGGCACTTACTCAAACCACCAATCATGTGCATAACCCCCCACCACTTATAATTCATTCATAAAAAACTTAAattgtaagagttgatacaagagtcAATAATGAATCAAAGTATCTAGCTATCAAAGCAAACACAAGAACAAAAAAACTTAGACATTCGTCTTCCACACAGTGGTACGACCAGCACCATCCCCAGTAAAAACCAGTCCTCCGGGACCCTTTTGAATTGTCCTCACTTCTTGTATTGTAAGGAATCTGCCCTTCTCTTCAAAACTTGGCAGCGTATACAGACGAACAGAGTTGTCATTACAAGAGCAAAGCAAAATATTTTGGTCAGCTTCTGCATCAGTCTTCTTAGGGAGTGTTATCCCATTAAGTGCAAGAACACCCTGAAACAGAGAAATATATGTTTTGGTtaataaatcatatatttttGATGATGATGGTGGTGCACAGTCATAGCATATTAGATTAACATACATGCCCTTCCTTATGCGTATAGTTTTCCTCTATTTGGCCTCCTTGAGAGGTAGCCCAAATTTTGACAGTGCCATCCAATGAACATGACAATAAATAGTATCCCCAAAACACAAGCGACATCACCCCATCTGAATGCCCCTTCAAAGTGGCCACACATTGTAAATTCTCATCCCACACCTGGAATAGAAATAACATAATTGTAATGTAAGTAAGAAAGGGACAATATATAAGTGACTCTTGTTAAAATCAAGATAACATAACATAGTCtattcaataatattttatacctTGATTGAACTGTCTAGAGAACCTGAAAATAGTCTGTTTCCACCATAACATAAACAGACTACTGCACCTTCATGTGTCACGGACGATGGGACACTAACAGGAATAAAAGGATTAGCTTCTTCAGAGGAAGCTTTCCATGCTAAGATCTGCCCACTCTGGGTACCAGCAAACAAAGTACCATTCACAAAAGTCATAGAGTTGACTTGACCCACAGGCCCCTCGAGAGTGAATGCGAATTCAGGTCCATTATTGTTCTGGGTGTTCCAAACCTTGATAAGATTTGGCAGACCAATGAAAAGCCAAGGCCCCTCATTTATCAAACAACCAATTGGGGCTCCAAAATTGATGATACGGGTAGTTTGACCGGTGTGGCAATCCCAAACGCATAGGGTACCATCGTAGCTGCTTGAGTAGAGTTTATCTCCAGATTCCGAATTAGGGAGCGCAAGCCCAGTCACCGCCTGTCATATCATATCATGTACTACTAGCGTCTCATCTCATCCGGaagatcataaaaaaaaacagaGTAACAAACAAAAACAGAACCAGAAAAATCAACCTGaaacaaaaccaaaaccaatATCAGATAATCTGTAAACCAAATAGGGAAAACTTGGTTGCATTAGATTATATAGTCTTTTTTTTTATGACCCTTATTGtcatatttatattttgtttggaacgAATCTTAACACTCGAATTCTTGGCAACAATAATGCAAGTTCAAATaggaaattcaaaataaaagtttggaaagaaagaaagaaagaaagaaatggcaATAGTAGAGTACCTTATTGTGACCTTGGAGATTGGCGAGGTGGGAGTAAAGATCACCACGGAACCAAGAATGCAGAAACTTGCACCGATCACCTCGCACACACCTTCCTTCTGCCCAGAATTTGCACACTTTTTCTATTGAACCAGGACGAACGAAAACTCTGTCTCCTTCCTAGAAcacccatctctctctctcttgctttcttgctctctttctctttctctctctctcttgctctctTTCTCTGTTTTCTTTCTCTAATCTCACCTCTATTTATACATAAAATACTTTTTTTAACAAATTTTGAAAGATACTTTTAGGGGCATTTGGTAAGTAGAGTTCAAAATTTTCATTTGCTGGGAAAGCTTAACAAGGTCATTTGATTGTCTGGGAAGCTACATTACTGTGTTTGGTTGTGTACTGAAATCATGTCCTGATTTCTGGGAATATTAGTTTTATGTGTTTGGTTTATGCACTGGAATGTTACCTTGATTTTTaatgatatttgatttttttatgttttgttagacaaaataattaaatttataaaatttgtacaAAATTAATAATAGATATAATAGTaagattaaattttatttttacaatattataaaatacattatttaatctaatgataactttttatttttataaaagttGTATTCcatgtttatttatataaaattagtTACTATAAACACTGATATTATATAGTTGATGATATAAGACTAcacccaaaatatatatatatttatatatatataaacaaaataataaCTTGTGATATTTCATAACAACCTACCAAACGTCATTCATAAGGGTACTTTATAACATATAGTTCACCCAAACCATACATATAACAAAATGAATCACAAAATATTTCCTAGCTAGGCCGCCATTCATTTGGCAAAGTAGTTTCTAAAGCATGTGGAAGTATGATAAAGTGCTATACAAAAAGTGTCCTAGCTAACACACCATTCATTTCGCAAAGTAATTCGAAATGAATATGAAAAAATGCTacacaaaaaatttcatatacgTAGCCCACAGTCAGCTAGTTCAGAATCATTCTAGCAGCCCCAAAAGGaatcctgtaatgacccaaatttgctaataaggcttaagggccttgattagcgtgcctggagggcataatgggaagtatgcgtgaatttaatgattaagacgcatgattgtgattttaagcatgttatatgactatttgagtatttgagatgcatgactatgtgtactatgatatgtgataattctagcccgttgagggcataagtgtgataattatgtgatgtgatttgtaccacgtgggtgtggtgatatcaatgcgatgcacgtgccgagacggtcctagagagctagataactcaaaagtcacaacgggatttcatacccggctcgggaggagtctcggggtattttggggattttgtaagttagctcttgtgagataatggtaactggtaatttggtaacttgtatatctgctagtaaccatagagagtaacaagattggttaaagaagtggtagaattgtaaggaggTAGGAATGACaagaagggccttgaggtttagttggaatgggagttagatggaagggtaaaatggtcattaggcaaggatgaggattacttcagctgtaggaaaagggaatacgtattatactttgtgatattttggtttatgctgaaattgaaagaaagggctagaaagaaaagggaaatgaagAAGGGGCTGGACTTGGGACCTAGGAGGAGACTCAAAGGGAGTTTGAGGCAATCAAAACCAGGTTTAAGCTAGGACttctcaaaggtaagaattgtgctctgtttaagttgaatttaagtttgaattttcAGAGAATAGGTGAGAAAACTTAAAGGGAATATGACTGGTTTTACTTTGAAACTCAATTAGGGTAATCAAGAGCAAAGAGGTTGGGAGCTGggaattgggaggagttcaagctgagtttgattgaggtaagaatttttagcatgtttaatttcgTAATTGGTGTGGCTTAAGACTTTTGAAGCACGATTTGtagttttggaagccatggttaaagttttaggaatttgaaactcaagataggattttggggtgtgtttgtgtgattggggttgtttgtgatgtttataggttgttaaaggggttcatttggggttctgaattgattttgaggcttaggtataagtttggggtgatttggagtgttttgggttcgggaaaacgcaggggaaaaacccagaattctgggctcgcgaaggagcgccgcggcgcgcaagGCTGTTTCAGGGAAGGggcgagctctctgacttgctgggcgccgcggccctatagggcagcgccgcggcgctaggccattttcagaatgtgatatttttcaattttgagcctttgctccggggattcgggggatgtcttcggtgcattgttttagggatttggagcattccgagagtgtgggattggttccggggagtagatttggattggttagtgataaaggatgtttcgtttgtgttgtgactaggtctttggtgaggctcgggatagaggaccgtgctcgcggctttggggcatcggaagctcgggatacaggtaagaaagctggacctgagtatgtggttaggttgggactaagtgttccctatgttgtATGCATTGTTTTgcgaatgtgattaaccatgtggtcacgatgggactaagagttcccaatatttgtatatcatgtcatgagatggtgttattacacCATgagacatgcgattaccggcctaagggtgtcggaatcattatttgcgcactggggcgcggctcagccactgggagctgaggcagcttatttatcactgagctcggttaagctggccggagtcagtgagtattacactgggggcggccctattgagccgaatacagtgtgttaaatagagggtgcgactaagggcgccaaccctgaatgttatttgatggatatggcaatctattagttatgaacgtgaatattgtgctatgaatatagttgattgactgtctggatgacaaatgTTATCATTACGTGGATAGGTGTTATGAACTGATGAATTTCTGATTATGcactgtggaatatttgattgttgatgttaatcttgctatgttattatgctttcttgctgggccctggctcacgggtgctacgtggtgcaggtaaaggcaagggtaggctgaatcaaccatgagttggagagctctgggggcgaggtgtacattgtcagctgctcggccgccacggtcgacacATTGTacaggacggaaacctaaaatgtatattttgccattagagtggcttgaactatttgtaacttctagaat contains the following coding sequences:
- the LOC133789472 gene encoding zinc finger CCCH domain-containing protein 48-like — encoded protein: MTFVNGTLFAGTQSGQILAWKASSEEANPFIPVSVPSSVTHEGAVVCLCYGGNRLFSGSLDSSIKVWDENLQCVATLKGHSDGVMSLVFWGYYLLSCSLDGTVKIWATSQGGQIEENYTHKEGHGVLALNGITLPKKTDAEADQNILLCSCNDNSVRLYTLPSFEEKGRFLTIQEVRTIQKGPGGLVFTGDGAGRTTVWKTNV